A region of Streptomyces sp. NBC_01788 DNA encodes the following proteins:
- a CDS encoding aldo/keto reductase family oxidoreductase, with protein sequence MGTPSASLPGGTWTLGDLTVARFGYGAMQLAGPWVMGPPADREGALAVLREAVGLGITHIDTADAYGPHITNQLIREALHPYSDSLHIVTKVGATRDEEGGWPPARKPEELRRAVTENLENLGLDTLDVVNLRLGDAQGPVPGSLAEAFGALVDLQRQGLIRHLGVSNATAKQVAEARSIAPIVCVQNMYNLAHRHDDDLIDELAEQGIAYVPFFPLGGFSTLQSSALTAVATRLDATPMSVALAWLLQRSPNILLIPGTSSVAHLRENAVGAELPLSDDDLAELDKIGR encoded by the coding sequence ATGGGCACCCCCTCCGCCTCGCTTCCCGGCGGCACTTGGACCCTGGGCGACCTGACCGTCGCCCGGTTCGGCTACGGCGCCATGCAGCTCGCCGGCCCCTGGGTCATGGGTCCGCCTGCCGACCGCGAGGGCGCACTCGCCGTTCTCCGCGAGGCCGTCGGCCTCGGCATCACCCACATCGACACCGCCGACGCCTACGGGCCACACATCACCAACCAGCTGATCCGCGAAGCGCTGCACCCGTACTCCGACTCGCTGCACATCGTGACCAAGGTCGGGGCGACCCGCGACGAGGAGGGAGGCTGGCCCCCGGCACGCAAGCCTGAAGAGCTGCGCCGGGCCGTCACCGAGAACCTGGAGAACCTCGGCCTCGACACGCTGGACGTGGTCAACCTCCGGCTCGGCGACGCCCAGGGCCCCGTGCCCGGTTCGCTCGCGGAGGCGTTCGGGGCGCTCGTCGACCTCCAGCGGCAGGGCCTCATCCGGCACCTCGGCGTGAGCAACGCGACGGCGAAACAGGTCGCCGAGGCACGCTCGATCGCGCCGATCGTGTGCGTGCAGAACATGTACAACCTCGCCCACCGCCACGACGACGACCTGATCGACGAGCTCGCAGAGCAGGGCATCGCCTACGTGCCCTTCTTCCCCCTCGGCGGCTTCAGCACGCTGCAGTCCTCGGCACTCACGGCCGTAGCCACCCGGTTGGACGCGACGCCCATGTCGGTCGCCCTCGCCTGGCTCCTGCAGCGGTCGCCGAACATCCTGCTGATCCCCGGCACCTCATCGGTGGCACACCTGCGCGAGAACGCCGTCGGCGCGGAACTCCCGCTGTCCGACGACGATCTCGCCGAGCTCGACAAGATCGGCCGCTAA
- a CDS encoding winged helix-turn-helix transcriptional regulator, whose protein sequence is MATMTAAQQRAQAKVEYDAFVAACPSRKLLDRISDKWVTLILAALGSDSAHQPGADCAGGPRVMRYSELQRLLAGVSQKMLTQTLRSLERDGLVSRTVVPTVPVTVSYELTDLGLSLYEMMRGLKAWAETHMDDVLANRETYDTRVA, encoded by the coding sequence ATGGCGACGATGACGGCAGCCCAGCAAAGGGCACAGGCCAAGGTGGAGTACGACGCCTTCGTGGCGGCCTGCCCCAGCCGCAAGCTGCTCGACCGGATCTCGGACAAGTGGGTCACGCTGATCCTGGCCGCGCTCGGCAGCGACAGCGCGCATCAGCCCGGCGCCGACTGCGCCGGCGGGCCCCGGGTGATGCGCTACTCAGAGCTGCAGCGCCTGCTGGCCGGCGTCAGCCAGAAGATGCTCACCCAGACGCTGCGCTCCCTGGAGCGCGACGGCCTGGTGTCCCGCACTGTGGTGCCGACCGTGCCGGTCACGGTCTCCTACGAGCTGACCGATCTCGGCCTGTCGCTGTACGAGATGATGCGGGGCCTCAAGGCCTGGGCCGAGACGCACATGGACGATGTGCTTGCCAACCGCGAGACCTACGACACCCGCGTCGCCTGA